The window AATAGATCCATATTATTGCCAATCAAAATAATGCCAAATGCAATAAATACGATACCAGACAATATCTCTCCTGTACTTCCCCTATTTAATAAAAAACGTGCTCCAATAAATATGAAAATTATAGGCCAATAGGTAGAAAATAAGTCTTCTAAATTAATATCTACTAATCCAATACTATTTAATAATAAAACAATACCTAATAGAATAATAAAGGATCCCATAAGTAGATTGCCTTTTGAACGAAGCATAAAACTCCCCCTTTGTAATGATTTGAATAATTACTTTATTATACTATAATTAGTACCATAATAGCTCTTGTTTAGGAAAGTTTACTTAAATTTAACGGTAGGAGCTTACTAGATCCTCACTACAGCTTGATTTTGAACAGTCTTACTGATTTGTAGTTATTTACTAAAGTATGATAGAATAGAAAAGTGAAAATATCGTTAGAAAGTGGTAGTAAATTGAAAAATGTAATGACAGCAGATGAAAAATTCAAGAAGATGACGGAAGCACCTATTAATAAATTAGTTTTATCTCTGGCCATTCCTACTATAATCAGCATGTTAACATCATCTATATACAATATGGCAGATACATTCTTTGTCAGTCAGATTAGCACAAGTGCCTCAGGCGCAGTTGGAGTGGCTTTTCCTTTGATGATGATCATTCAGGCAATTGGTTTTACTTTAGGTATGGGCTCAGGAAATTACATATCTAGATTATTAGGTCAAAAGGACCGTGAGTATTCCTCAAAAGTACTGGCAACAGGATTTTTTACTGCATTAATTGTAGGAGTGATCCTAGCTATAATAGGCATTTTACTATTAGATCCCTTAGTTTACATGCTTGGTGCTACAGAGACCATCGCTCCCTACGCGAAAGATTATATACAGTACATTTTATTAGGAATGCCTTTTATGATTACTTCTTTTGTACTAAATGGAACTCTTCGTTTTCAAGGAAGCGCTTTTTATTCCATGATTGGCATTACAACAGGTGGTATTATAAATGTAATACTAGACCCTATATTAATTTTTAAGTTTAACATGGGCACAGGTGGTGCAGCATTAGCTACTGTAATAAGTCAGTTTATCAGTTTTTGTATCCTCGTATACAATTCAAGTATTGGTGGAAATATTAAAATCAAATTCTCTGATTTTACACCAAAGTGGGTAATGTATAAGGAAATCCTTCGTGGGGGCTTGCCATCCTTTTACAGGCAGGCCTTAGGTAGTGTGGCTATGATTTTCCTAAACTTTAGTGCAGGCTTTTATGGGGACGCAGCCATAGCTGCTATGACCATTGTGGGTCGAGTTATCCATTTTGCAATTTCTGTTATGCTCGGTCTTGGGCAAGGGTTTCAACCTGTGTGCGGGTTTAACTATGGCGCTAAACACTATGACAGAGTATTAAAGGCCTTTTGGTTTACAGTAAAGCTGTCCATAACTGTACTGAGTTTACTAGGACTTATAGGATTGATCACATCACCTTCTATTATCACTGTATTTCGAAAAGAGGATTTAGAGGTTATTTCTATTGGTTCATTAGCTCTTAGGTTACAGTGTTTAACTTTGCCACTATCAGCGTGGATTATCATGACGAATATGCTAGTGCAAACAATCGGCAAGGCCAAAGAGGCAACCCTTGTGTCTATATCAAGACAAGGATTGTTTTTTATACCATCTATATTGATTTTACCAAGAATCTTTGGTCTAGTAGGGGTACAAATTAGTCAGCCTGTTTCAGATTTGCTCTCCTTTGTAGTAGCATTGATTGTTGGAAGGAACGTTTTACTAGAAATAAAAGAAGCTATAAAAGAGGAAAATCAATCATAGTATATAGTATACTTATATTAAAAAATGGAGATAAATTAAATGAAATGGTTACAGCATTTTCGTACAATCACTCGACATAAATGGCTCGTCATGAAACACTGCTTTCGCGTTGGACTGTATAAGCAAGGATTTCTTCATGATTTATCAAAATATTCCTGGACTGAGTTTTCCATAGGGGCGAAGTATTTTCAAGGGTATCGAAGTCCTAATGCTGCGGAAATTGAAGAAAAAGGGTACAGCACAGCTTGGCTCCATCATAAAGGAAGAAACAAGCATCATCCTGAGTATTGGACAGATTATAATGCAAGAGGAGATCATTCTTATTCACCAATAAAAATGCCCACAAAATACGTTGTAGAGATGTTCTGTGATCGGGTGGCAGCAAATAAAATTTACAAAACAGAGACATACCAAGATAGTGATCCTTTAGCATATTTTGAAAGAACAAAAGCTCATCTAATAATCCACGAGGAATCTAGTGAGTTGCTTAGAAAATTGCTCACTATGCTCAAAGACCATGGAGAAGAAAAAACATTCCTATATATTCGAGAAAATATCGTAAGAAAAGAAGGAGAAAACCTCACCTTCCCAAGTTTAAACAAAGAGCATTTGTCTGAGGAGTTTTCGACTACAAACAAAGAGTAGAATAAAGATGAAAAGATTATATTTGATTATATGATCATTTTTTCCTATAATAATACATTAGAATAAGTAAAGGAGTGTATAAAATGGCAGGTAATAGAACGATATGTATAGCCAACAATGTTGATTATTCATCAATAAGAAAAGCAATGTGCGAAGGCGCAAGAACAGTAGAAGATGTAAAAGAAAAAGCAGGCGTCTGTGGCGAATGTGAAGGATGCAAAACAGAATTAGAAGGTGTATTATCTTCTGTGTGTGGATGTAAGGAAGTTTCCTTAGAAGCTGTAGTCAATGCGGTAAAAAACGGCGCTGATACAATTGATAAGGTTGGAGAAGTTACAGAAGCTGGAACTGGTGAAGATTGTGGCAGATGTAAAGCGTTAATCGCTAATATTATTGAATTAGGATACTAAAGTATATTTTACTACGAGGATAGAATTCTTTTCTATCCTCGTTTTTGTATTAAGAAAGTTTTGCTATTCTATTTGTTATTAATCTCAATAAGATTAAAAATATTAAAAGAATTACAATTATATTGACGTATATGGCAAAATTATGTACAATTAAATTATAAAGCTAAGGATTTAATAAATCATACATATAGTACAATAGTGGTTCAAATCTTTAAAAGACATTTATTTGCAATGGAATGTATTTTATATGAGTAAATAATAATAGTAGGAGGTCAGTATGAATTTAAGAGAAAATGCTATGGCAATTTACAATGGGGAGCAACCAGATTTTTATGGGGATTTAATGGCAGCAGTCGAATTTATTATAGATCCTCTTTTGGAAAGAGACGCTTTAATTCCTCAGGACGGAAAAGAGTACATAGACTCATGGGGAACAGTAAAAGTGTTTTTGCCAGGGGCTCCTGGGGCACATCCTCATTTAACTCCAGAAAATATTGTAATTAAGGATATTGAAAAGTGGGAAGAACAGATTAGCGTGCCTTCAATAGATGCGTTTGATTATTCAAAAGTAAGAGATCAAGCAGCTTCTATTGATAGAGAAAAAAAATTAGTCTGTTTCTTTTGCCCTGTTGGGATCTTTGAGCGAAGTCATTTCC is drawn from Alkalibaculum bacchi and contains these coding sequences:
- a CDS encoding MATE family efflux transporter translates to MKNVMTADEKFKKMTEAPINKLVLSLAIPTIISMLTSSIYNMADTFFVSQISTSASGAVGVAFPLMMIIQAIGFTLGMGSGNYISRLLGQKDREYSSKVLATGFFTALIVGVILAIIGILLLDPLVYMLGATETIAPYAKDYIQYILLGMPFMITSFVLNGTLRFQGSAFYSMIGITTGGIINVILDPILIFKFNMGTGGAALATVISQFISFCILVYNSSIGGNIKIKFSDFTPKWVMYKEILRGGLPSFYRQALGSVAMIFLNFSAGFYGDAAIAAMTIVGRVIHFAISVMLGLGQGFQPVCGFNYGAKHYDRVLKAFWFTVKLSITVLSLLGLIGLITSPSIITVFRKEDLEVISIGSLALRLQCLTLPLSAWIIMTNMLVQTIGKAKEATLVSISRQGLFFIPSILILPRIFGLVGVQISQPVSDLLSFVVALIVGRNVLLEIKEAIKEENQS
- a CDS encoding DUF5662 family protein, with translation MKWLQHFRTITRHKWLVMKHCFRVGLYKQGFLHDLSKYSWTEFSIGAKYFQGYRSPNAAEIEEKGYSTAWLHHKGRNKHHPEYWTDYNARGDHSYSPIKMPTKYVVEMFCDRVAANKIYKTETYQDSDPLAYFERTKAHLIIHEESSELLRKLLTMLKDHGEEKTFLYIRENIVRKEGENLTFPSLNKEHLSEEFSTTNKE
- a CDS encoding (2Fe-2S)-binding protein — translated: MAGNRTICIANNVDYSSIRKAMCEGARTVEDVKEKAGVCGECEGCKTELEGVLSSVCGCKEVSLEAVVNAVKNGADTIDKVGEVTEAGTGEDCGRCKALIANIIELGY